A genome region from Ottowia testudinis includes the following:
- a CDS encoding tripartite tricarboxylate transporter substrate binding protein BugE → MRRRHLIALAAAALATGTAFAQGAYPTKPIRLIVPFAAGGTTDIIARVVAEPLGRALGHSVVVDNKGGAGGAIGAAEAARAAPDGYTLSVATVSTTAANPAINPKIAYDPVADFVPVINIAATPNVIAVHPSFAAKDYKSFAELLKKQPGKFSYASSGTGGIGHLQTELWKSLTGIFLTHIAYRGAGPALNDVVAGQVPIIFDNVPSSLPFIKSGKLVPIVVAAPQRLADLPNVPTFKEVGLEPVNRMAYYGILAPKGTPKDIVDKLNAATKKVLEDPAVKKRIEDTGSFIIANTPEQFAQQIKDELAVYKQVVAKQKLTLQ, encoded by the coding sequence ATGCGACGTCGCCACCTGATTGCACTTGCCGCCGCTGCGCTGGCCACCGGCACAGCCTTTGCGCAAGGCGCTTACCCCACCAAGCCCATCCGCCTGATCGTGCCCTTTGCCGCTGGCGGAACCACCGACATCATCGCCCGCGTGGTGGCCGAGCCGCTGGGCCGCGCGCTGGGCCACTCGGTGGTGGTGGATAACAAGGGCGGTGCTGGCGGCGCCATCGGTGCCGCCGAGGCCGCGCGTGCCGCACCCGACGGCTACACGCTGAGCGTGGCCACGGTGTCCACCACCGCGGCCAACCCGGCCATCAACCCCAAGATCGCCTACGACCCGGTGGCCGACTTCGTGCCCGTCATCAACATCGCGGCCACGCCCAACGTCATTGCCGTGCACCCGAGCTTTGCCGCCAAGGATTACAAGAGCTTTGCCGAGCTGCTGAAGAAGCAGCCTGGCAAGTTCAGTTACGCATCGTCGGGCACCGGCGGCATCGGCCACTTGCAGACCGAGCTGTGGAAGAGCCTGACCGGCATCTTCCTGACGCACATCGCCTACCGCGGCGCCGGCCCGGCGTTGAACGACGTGGTGGCGGGGCAGGTGCCCATCATTTTCGACAACGTGCCTTCGTCGCTGCCCTTCATCAAGAGCGGCAAGCTGGTGCCCATCGTGGTGGCCGCGCCGCAGCGCTTGGCCGATCTGCCCAACGTGCCCACCTTCAAGGAAGTGGGGCTGGAGCCCGTCAACCGCATGGCCTACTACGGCATCCTGGCGCCCAAGGGCACGCCCAAGGACATCGTGGACAAGCTCAACGCCGCCACCAAGAAGGTGCTGGAAGACCCGGCCGTCAAGAAGCGCATCGAAGACACTGGCTCTTTCATCATCGCCAATACGCCGGAGCAGTTCGCCCAGCAGATCAAGGACGAACTGGCCGTATACAAGCAGGTGGTGGCCAAGCAGAAGCTGACGCTGCAATAA
- the xerD gene encoding site-specific tyrosine recombinase XerD, producing the protein MNPAAPATDPSIDTFIDALWLEDGLSPNTLAAYRRDLTLYTGWLQSEHGATLPRTQEHHLQAYMAARARGKATSANRRLTVFKRYFRWALRERLISADPTLKLLTAKQPLRVPKTLSEAQVEALLAAPDTDTPLGLRDRAMLELMYASGLRVSELVSLKTFNLGLNEGVLRVLGKGSKERLVPFGEEARDWLDRYISDSRPRLLGQRQTDDLFVTSAGRTPGTAMSRVMFWGIVKRYARQAGMGAPPSPHTLRHAFATHLLNHGADLRAVQLLLGHADISTTTIYTHIARQRLKDLHAAHHPRG; encoded by the coding sequence GTGAACCCCGCCGCGCCCGCCACCGACCCGAGCATCGACACCTTCATCGACGCCCTGTGGCTCGAAGACGGCCTCTCGCCCAACACCCTGGCCGCGTATCGCCGCGATTTGACGCTGTACACCGGCTGGTTGCAAAGCGAGCACGGCGCCACGCTGCCACGGACCCAAGAGCATCATCTGCAGGCGTACATGGCGGCGCGGGCGCGCGGCAAGGCCACGTCCGCCAACCGGCGCCTGACGGTTTTCAAACGCTACTTCCGCTGGGCGCTGCGCGAGCGGCTGATCAGCGCCGACCCGACGCTGAAGCTGCTCACCGCCAAACAGCCGCTGCGCGTGCCCAAGACATTGAGCGAGGCGCAGGTCGAAGCCCTGCTGGCCGCGCCTGACACCGACACCCCGCTGGGTCTGCGCGACCGTGCCATGTTGGAGCTGATGTACGCCAGCGGCCTGCGCGTGAGCGAGCTGGTGTCGCTTAAAACGTTCAACCTCGGCCTGAACGAAGGCGTCTTGCGCGTGCTGGGCAAGGGCAGCAAGGAGCGCCTGGTGCCGTTTGGCGAAGAAGCGCGCGATTGGCTGGATCGCTATATTTCAGATAGCAGGCCGCGCTTGCTGGGCCAGCGCCAGACCGATGATCTGTTTGTCACCAGCGCGGGCCGCACGCCCGGCACGGCGATGTCCCGCGTGATGTTCTGGGGCATCGTCAAGCGTTACGCCCGGCAAGCCGGCATGGGCGCGCCACCGTCGCCGCACACGCTGCGCCACGCCTTTGCGACCCACTTGCTCAACCACGGCGCCGACCTGCGCGCGGTGCAACTGCTGCTGGGCCACGCCGACATCTCGACCACCACCATCTACACCCACATCGCGCGCCAACGGCTGAAAGACCTGCACGCCGCGCACCATCCGCGCGGGTAG
- the trmD gene encoding tRNA (guanosine(37)-N1)-methyltransferase TrmD, with protein MRFDVVTLFPELFAPFLEAGVARRAYASGQIDLKLWNPRDFAEGSYRRVDDRPFGGGPGMVMLAEPLARCLRAIRAERADAASVVLFSPIGAVLNHTAVERWAAGEGAILICGRYEGIDQRFIDAHVDAQISLGDFVLSGGEIAALALLDAVARLQPGVLNDEGSHQADSFNPAVDGLLDCPHYTRPEEWDGLRVPAELLSGHHAQIERWRRDQRLALTARLRPELVEAARQAGALTLQDERYLKEIGP; from the coding sequence ATGCGCTTCGACGTTGTCACGTTGTTTCCCGAGCTGTTTGCTCCTTTCTTGGAAGCAGGTGTCGCGCGCCGGGCCTACGCCAGCGGCCAGATCGATTTGAAACTGTGGAACCCGCGCGACTTCGCCGAGGGCAGCTACCGCCGGGTTGACGACCGCCCCTTTGGCGGCGGCCCTGGCATGGTGATGCTGGCCGAGCCGCTGGCGCGCTGCCTGCGGGCGATCCGCGCCGAGCGGGCCGATGCGGCGTCCGTGGTGCTGTTTTCGCCCATCGGCGCCGTGCTGAACCACACAGCCGTCGAGCGCTGGGCGGCGGGCGAGGGCGCCATCCTGATCTGCGGCCGTTACGAGGGCATTGACCAGCGCTTCATCGACGCTCATGTCGATGCGCAGATCAGCCTGGGCGACTTCGTGCTCTCGGGCGGCGAAATCGCCGCGCTGGCGCTGCTCGACGCCGTGGCGCGCCTGCAGCCCGGCGTGCTGAATGACGAGGGCAGCCACCAAGCCGACAGCTTCAACCCGGCCGTTGATGGTTTGCTGGATTGCCCGCACTACACCCGGCCCGAGGAATGGGATGGCCTGCGGGTGCCGGCCGAGCTGCTGAGTGGCCACCATGCCCAGATCGAGCGCTGGCGGCGCGACCAGCGCCTGGCGCTGACCGCGCGTCTGCGGCCCGAGCTGGTCGAAGCGGCGCGCCAAGCAGGTGCCTTGACGCTGCAAGACGAGAGATATCTGAAGGAAATCGGCCCCTAG
- a CDS encoding ferritin-like domain-containing protein, whose protein sequence is MALRTLALQALCEPDTEQKLALAHDLQAQAAILSIATGLTLREPAGLPGRPARPVLIDPSQVPQRSVHTPEGRAALIHAICHIEFNAINLALDAVWRFAGMPEDFYRDWLRVAFEEAYHFSLLHTHLQTQLGHVYGDFPAHDGLWAMCEKTKNDITARMALVPRTLEARGLDATPLIQTKLRKAGTPDALAACGILDIILRDEIGHVAIGNRWYRWLCEREGVEPVAQYRVLARRHQAPRLKGPFNTEARLRAGFSAEELTELTEPVTP, encoded by the coding sequence ATGGCCTTGCGCACCCTTGCCCTGCAGGCTCTTTGCGAGCCCGATACTGAACAAAAACTGGCGCTGGCGCATGATCTGCAAGCGCAAGCAGCTATTTTATCCATAGCAACCGGACTGACGTTGCGCGAGCCCGCCGGCCTGCCCGGACGCCCGGCGCGCCCTGTGCTGATCGACCCAAGCCAGGTGCCGCAACGCAGCGTGCATACGCCGGAAGGCCGCGCGGCGCTGATCCACGCCATCTGCCACATCGAATTCAACGCCATCAATCTGGCGCTCGACGCCGTGTGGCGCTTTGCGGGCATGCCAGAAGACTTCTACCGCGACTGGCTGCGCGTGGCGTTTGAGGAGGCCTATCACTTCAGCCTGCTGCACACGCACCTGCAAACGCAGCTCGGCCACGTGTATGGCGACTTTCCCGCACACGACGGCCTGTGGGCCATGTGCGAGAAAACCAAGAACGACATCACCGCCCGCATGGCCCTGGTGCCGCGCACGCTGGAGGCGCGAGGCCTTGACGCCACGCCCCTCATCCAGACCAAGCTGCGCAAGGCCGGCACGCCCGACGCGCTGGCCGCCTGCGGCATCCTCGACATCATCCTGCGCGACGAAATCGGCCACGTGGCCATTGGCAACCGCTGGTATCGCTGGCTGTGCGAGCGCGAGGGGGTGGAGCCAGTGGCGCAATACCGCGTGCTGGCGCGCCGGCATCAGGCGCCACGGCTTAAAGGCCCGTTCAATACCGAGGCGCGCCTGCGCGCCGGCTTCAGCGCCGAGGAATTGACCGAGCTGACCGAACCCGTCACGCCCTGA
- a CDS encoding Hsp33 family molecular chaperone HslO produces the protein MSELHKFIFDGLPVRGQLVRLTDAWQEVLRRRAANNQTGAYPPPVAEMLGEMTAAAVLMQGNIKFDGALVMQIFGDGPVKVAVAEVHNDLRLRATASVVGAVPPGMRLPGMVNAHGQGRCAITLDPQNRQEGQQPYQGVVPLSDEGGAPLLDLAAVVEHYMRQSEQLDTTLVLAADEQVAAGLLIQRLPVQGQDNLSQSSVAREDAAGEAAEDDYQRIAILAKSLKREELLGLDADTILRRLFWEENLLRFEPLVGTHGPRFACACSRERVAAMLKSLGQDEAHEILKEQGQIEVGCDFCGQQERFDAVDVGSLFTPAAQQSPQPGSVQ, from the coding sequence ATGTCCGAACTCCACAAATTCATCTTCGACGGTCTGCCGGTGCGCGGCCAATTGGTGCGGCTGACCGATGCCTGGCAAGAAGTGCTGCGCCGCCGCGCCGCCAACAACCAGACCGGCGCCTACCCGCCGCCGGTGGCCGAAATGCTGGGCGAGATGACCGCGGCCGCCGTGCTGATGCAGGGCAACATCAAGTTCGATGGCGCGCTGGTGATGCAGATTTTTGGCGATGGCCCGGTCAAGGTGGCCGTGGCCGAGGTGCACAACGATTTGCGCCTGCGCGCCACCGCGTCGGTGGTGGGGGCGGTGCCGCCCGGCATGCGCCTGCCTGGGATGGTCAACGCCCACGGGCAGGGCCGTTGCGCCATCACGCTCGATCCGCAAAACAGGCAAGAGGGCCAGCAACCTTATCAGGGCGTGGTGCCGTTGAGCGACGAGGGCGGCGCGCCGCTGCTTGATTTGGCGGCGGTGGTCGAGCATTACATGCGCCAGTCCGAGCAGCTGGACACCACCCTGGTGCTGGCCGCCGACGAGCAGGTGGCCGCGGGCCTGTTGATTCAGCGCCTGCCGGTGCAGGGGCAGGACAACCTGTCGCAAAGCAGCGTGGCGCGCGAGGACGCCGCAGGTGAGGCCGCCGAGGACGATTACCAGCGCATCGCCATCCTGGCCAAGAGCCTGAAACGCGAAGAGCTGCTGGGACTGGACGCCGACACCATCCTGCGCCGCCTGTTCTGGGAAGAAAACCTGCTGCGCTTCGAGCCGCTGGTGGGCACGCACGGCCCGCGCTTTGCGTGCGCATGCAGCCGCGAGCGCGTGGCGGCCATGCTCAAGAGCCTGGGCCAGGACGAGGCACACGAGATTCTGAAAGAGCAGGGCCAGATCGAGGTGGGCTGCGACTTTTGCGGACAGCAGGAGCGCTTTGACGCGGTGGACGTGGGCAGCCTGTTCACGCCAGCGGCGCAACAATCGCCTCAGCCCGGCTCGGTGCAGTAA
- the queG gene encoding tRNA epoxyqueuosine(34) reductase QueG yields MRGWAHELGFSRIGVADVDLSGAEPGLMQWLQAGFHGSMDYMAAHGLKRARPAELVPGTVSVITARMDYLPRAAPDDWQAIEFARLQRPAEGAVSLYARGRDYHKVLRARLQKLQDHIAQAVGPFGHRVFTDSAPVLEAELAARSGQGWRGKHTLVLSREGGSMFFLGEIYVDLHLPRTPPTGAHCGQCTACIDICPTRAIVAPHRLDARRCISYLTIEHDGPIDEALRPLLGNRIYGCDDCQLICPWNKYAQRSSLPDFDARQGLAGSGLAALFGWSEEEFLRRTEGGPIRRIGHVRWLRNIAIALGNALAALPPGHAGRAPLQAALQARAEHPSALVREHVQWALGR; encoded by the coding sequence GTGCGCGGCTGGGCGCACGAGCTGGGGTTCAGTCGGATCGGCGTGGCGGATGTCGATCTGTCCGGCGCCGAACCGGGTTTGATGCAATGGTTGCAAGCGGGGTTCCACGGCAGCATGGATTACATGGCCGCGCATGGCCTCAAGCGCGCCCGCCCGGCCGAACTGGTGCCTGGCACCGTGAGCGTGATCACGGCGCGCATGGATTATTTGCCGCGCGCCGCGCCGGACGATTGGCAGGCCATCGAGTTCGCGCGCCTGCAGCGGCCGGCCGAGGGTGCCGTCTCGCTGTATGCGCGGGGGCGTGACTACCACAAGGTGTTGCGCGCGCGGCTGCAGAAGTTGCAGGACCACATCGCGCAAGCCGTTGGTCCGTTTGGCCACCGCGTGTTCACCGATTCGGCGCCCGTGCTGGAGGCCGAGCTGGCCGCCCGCAGCGGCCAAGGCTGGCGCGGCAAGCACACGCTGGTGCTGTCGCGCGAAGGCGGCTCGATGTTTTTTCTGGGCGAGATCTACGTCGACCTGCACCTGCCGCGCACGCCGCCCACCGGCGCGCATTGCGGGCAGTGCACGGCCTGCATCGACATTTGCCCCACGCGCGCCATCGTGGCGCCCCACCGGCTGGATGCACGCCGCTGCATCTCCTACCTGACCATCGAACACGACGGCCCCATCGACGAGGCGCTGCGGCCGCTGCTGGGCAACCGCATCTATGGGTGCGACGACTGCCAGCTGATCTGCCCGTGGAACAAATACGCGCAGCGCAGCAGCCTGCCCGACTTCGATGCGCGCCAAGGCTTGGCCGGCAGCGGCTTGGCGGCGCTGTTTGGCTGGAGCGAGGAGGAGTTTCTGCGCCGCACCGAAGGCGGCCCGATCCGCCGCATCGGCCATGTGCGCTGGCTGCGCAATATCGCCATCGCGCTGGGCAACGCGCTGGCGGCACTGCCGCCGGGTCACGCCGGGCGCGCGCCGTTGCAAGCCGCTCTGCAGGCGCGCGCCGAACACCCGAGCGCGCTGGTGCGCGAGCACGTGCAATGGGCGCTGGGGCGGTGA
- a CDS encoding gamma carbonic anhydrase family protein — protein sequence MAVYEVDGKTPQIDSTAWIADSAEVMGAVTIGADASVWFGCVLRGDTESMTIGEGSNIQDLSVLHADAGQPLSIGQHVTVGHKVMLHGCTIGDESLIGIGAVVLNGARIGKNCLVGAGSLVTEGKAFPDGSMIVGAPAKVVRQLTPEQIEGLKMSAQHYIDNARMFRSTLKKLG from the coding sequence ATGGCCGTTTATGAAGTGGATGGCAAGACGCCGCAGATCGATTCGACCGCCTGGATCGCCGATTCGGCCGAGGTTATGGGCGCGGTGACGATCGGCGCCGACGCCAGCGTGTGGTTCGGCTGCGTGCTGCGCGGCGACACCGAGAGCATGACCATCGGCGAGGGCAGCAACATCCAGGATTTGAGCGTGCTGCACGCCGACGCCGGCCAGCCGCTGTCCATCGGCCAGCACGTGACGGTGGGCCACAAGGTGATGCTGCACGGCTGCACCATCGGCGACGAATCGCTCATCGGCATCGGCGCCGTGGTGCTGAATGGCGCACGCATCGGCAAGAACTGTCTGGTGGGCGCCGGGTCGCTCGTGACCGAGGGCAAGGCGTTTCCCGACGGCAGCATGATCGTCGGCGCCCCGGCCAAGGTAGTGCGTCAGCTCACGCCCGAACAGATCGAGGGGCTGAAGATGAGCGCGCAACACTACATCGACAATGCGCGCATGTTCCGCTCGACATTGAAAAAGCTCGGTTGA
- a CDS encoding cupin domain-containing protein, with protein sequence MSQKPVVQDIGPQPNAFDIENATKDNANYRTVAWSGKYLQVTLMSIEPGQSIGLETHPDTDQFLRLDAGKGQCKMGPAKDNLNFVQDVEDGWCITVPAGTWHDVVNTGTEPMRLYAIYAPVHHAAGKVHATFEDAERDEDAGNDEPPAWSVQPPKSRPDKHA encoded by the coding sequence ATGAGCCAAAAACCCGTCGTCCAGGACATCGGCCCCCAACCCAACGCCTTCGACATCGAAAACGCCACCAAGGACAACGCCAACTACCGCACCGTGGCCTGGAGCGGCAAGTACCTGCAGGTCACGCTGATGTCCATCGAACCGGGCCAGTCGATCGGCCTGGAGACGCACCCCGACACCGACCAGTTTCTGCGCCTGGACGCCGGCAAGGGCCAGTGCAAGATGGGCCCGGCCAAGGACAACCTGAACTTCGTGCAGGACGTGGAAGACGGCTGGTGCATCACCGTGCCCGCGGGCACTTGGCACGACGTGGTCAACACCGGCACCGAGCCGATGCGCCTGTACGCCATCTACGCGCCAGTGCACCACGCGGCGGGCAAAGTGCATGCCACGTTTGAAGACGCCGAGCGGGACGAGGATGCCGGTAACGACGAGCCGCCGGCCTGGTCGGTACAGCCGCCCAAGTCGCGTCCGGACAAGCACGCCTGA
- a CDS encoding AAA family ATPase, with product MDVPSTLLSQPALQAAMLAAAGALLFWLKDVPRLLIGWGKRFLVSTLTVDSRDDFLFPALVEYMDQHPGLRGVNQFTARSVRRGTEYQSLAEDLRNGQPPRAYLSPGEGVHILRVDGRWLWLRRELQVTQSVFEKVSLSTLGRSPVFLERFLQAAIEARAARETDTLSVYIPNPFHGGDWMRARLGSRRPLASVVLKAGQGEALLADLERFFNSRERYAKLGIPWRRGYLLFGPPGTGKTSLVTALASELRLNVCTLSLASPVVTDEKIHTLLASVPQRSLLLIEDVDAFFRERDAAHSQVRLSFSGFLNALDGVATQEGTVLFMTTNHIERLDPALIRAGRIDERVELGYADEDQLRRLYLKFHDDPVAAAEFARISSHARHSPAAVQGELMKRFGAGEAQLLAPR from the coding sequence ATGGACGTTCCGAGCACGCTGCTGTCACAACCCGCCTTGCAAGCCGCCATGCTGGCCGCCGCTGGCGCGCTGCTGTTTTGGCTGAAAGACGTGCCACGCCTGCTGATCGGCTGGGGCAAGCGCTTCTTGGTCAGCACGCTCACCGTGGATTCGCGCGATGATTTCCTGTTTCCGGCGCTGGTCGAATACATGGACCAGCACCCCGGCCTGCGCGGCGTCAACCAGTTCACCGCGCGCAGCGTGCGGCGCGGCACCGAATACCAGAGCCTGGCCGAAGACCTGCGCAACGGCCAGCCGCCGCGCGCCTACCTCAGCCCCGGCGAGGGCGTGCACATCCTGCGCGTGGACGGCCGCTGGCTGTGGCTGCGGCGCGAGCTGCAGGTGACTCAGAGCGTGTTCGAGAAGGTCAGCCTGTCGACCCTGGGGCGCTCGCCGGTCTTTCTGGAGCGCTTTTTGCAAGCCGCCATCGAGGCACGCGCCGCGCGCGAGACCGACACGCTGTCGGTCTACATCCCCAACCCCTTTCACGGCGGCGACTGGATGCGTGCGCGGCTGGGCAGCCGCCGGCCGCTGGCGTCGGTCGTGCTCAAGGCGGGGCAGGGCGAGGCGCTGCTGGCCGACCTGGAGCGTTTCTTCAACAGCCGCGAGCGCTACGCCAAGCTGGGCATTCCGTGGCGGCGCGGCTACCTGCTGTTCGGCCCGCCCGGCACCGGCAAGACCTCGCTCGTCACCGCGCTGGCGAGCGAGCTGCGGCTGAATGTGTGCACCCTGAGCCTGGCGTCTCCCGTGGTCACCGACGAGAAGATCCACACCCTGCTGGCTTCGGTGCCGCAGCGCTCGCTGCTGCTCATCGAGGACGTGGACGCCTTCTTCCGCGAGCGCGACGCCGCCCATTCGCAGGTCCGGCTGTCGTTCAGCGGATTTCTCAACGCGCTCGACGGCGTGGCCACGCAAGAAGGCACGGTGCTGTTCATGACCACCAACCACATTGAGCGGCTCGACCCAGCGCTGATCCGCGCCGGCCGCATCGACGAGCGGGTGGAACTGGGTTATGCCGACGAGGACCAGTTGCGCCGGCTGTACCTGAAGTTTCACGACGACCCGGTGGCTGCGGCCGAGTTCGCCCGCATCAGCTCGCACGCCAGGCACTCGCCCGCCGCCGTGCAAGGGGAGTTGATGAAGCGGTTTGGGGCGGGCGAAGCCCAGCTGCTGGCGCCGCGCTGA
- the tsaE gene encoding tRNA (adenosine(37)-N6)-threonylcarbamoyltransferase complex ATPase subunit type 1 TsaE, translating into MAAFAARLAALPGLGNAFIELHGDLGAGKTTFVRHLLRALGVAGRIKSPTYAVVEPHATPGGLAVSHFDFYRFNDPREWEDAGFRDLFAAPGLKLAEWPEKAAGLLPPADLALYIAVQASEARQVRVTAPTALGAELLRGVCA; encoded by the coding sequence ATGGCCGCCTTTGCCGCCCGCCTGGCGGCGCTGCCCGGGCTGGGCAACGCCTTCATCGAACTGCACGGCGACCTGGGCGCGGGCAAGACCACTTTCGTGCGCCACCTGCTGCGCGCGTTGGGCGTGGCAGGCCGCATCAAAAGCCCAACCTACGCGGTGGTCGAACCGCATGCCACACCCGGTGGCCTGGCGGTATCGCACTTTGACTTCTACCGTTTCAACGACCCGCGCGAGTGGGAAGACGCCGGCTTTCGCGACTTGTTCGCCGCACCCGGCCTAAAGCTGGCCGAATGGCCCGAAAAAGCCGCCGGACTGCTGCCGCCAGCCGACCTGGCACTGTACATCGCCGTGCAGGCCAGCGAAGCACGTCAGGTGCGCGTGACCGCCCCCACCGCGCTGGGCGCCGAACTGCTGCGGGGGGTGTGCGCATGA
- a CDS encoding AEC family transporter: MHYAQLLFPDFSLILIGYLLCRHTALNRPVWQSVEGLVYYFLFPVLLFHSIVRTPLEVRAASGLISTGLGLIATGIALSYALPRVPGLGRRMDPRDHAASAQIAFRFNSFIGLALAERLGGAQGLQLIAVLIGVCVPLCNIGAVWPMARHAGRGFAGELVRNPLILATASGLAANLLGFSMPEWLVPTVSRIGASSIALGLMAAGAGMQFQSLARGKLLGASVLTIRHLLMPIAAWALARVAGLAPEETLALLIFSALPTASSCYVLAARMGCNGPYVAGLVTLSTVLGVVSLPFALGVLGQFAI; this comes from the coding sequence GTGCACTACGCCCAACTGCTTTTCCCGGATTTCTCGCTGATTTTGATCGGCTACCTGCTGTGCCGCCACACGGCGCTGAACCGGCCAGTATGGCAGTCGGTGGAAGGGCTGGTGTACTACTTCCTGTTTCCGGTGCTGCTGTTTCATTCGATCGTGCGCACCCCGCTCGAGGTGCGCGCCGCCTCGGGCCTCATCAGCACCGGCCTGGGTTTGATCGCCACCGGGATCGCGCTGTCGTATGCGCTGCCGCGCGTGCCCGGCCTCGGCCGCCGGATGGACCCGCGCGACCACGCAGCCAGTGCGCAGATCGCGTTCCGTTTCAACTCTTTCATCGGCCTGGCGCTGGCCGAGCGCCTGGGCGGCGCGCAGGGGTTGCAGCTGATCGCGGTGCTGATCGGCGTCTGCGTGCCGCTGTGCAATATCGGCGCCGTTTGGCCCATGGCGCGCCACGCCGGGCGTGGCTTTGCGGGCGAGTTGGTGCGCAATCCGCTGATCCTGGCCACCGCCTCGGGGCTGGCGGCCAACCTGCTGGGTTTCTCGATGCCCGAATGGCTGGTGCCCACGGTGTCACGCATTGGCGCCTCGTCCATCGCGCTGGGCCTGATGGCGGCCGGCGCCGGCATGCAGTTTCAGAGCCTGGCACGTGGCAAGCTGCTGGGCGCCAGCGTGCTGACCATCCGCCACCTGCTGATGCCCATCGCCGCGTGGGCGCTGGCGCGCGTAGCCGGGCTGGCGCCGGAGGAAACGTTGGCACTGCTGATTTTCTCGGCCCTGCCCACGGCATCGAGCTGCTATGTGCTGGCCGCGCGCATGGGCTGCAACGGGCCGTATGTGGCGGGATTGGTCACGCTGTCCACGGTCCTTGGGGTGGTCAGCCTGCCGTTCGCGTTGGGCGTGCTGGGGCAATTTGCTATTTGA